A part of Candidatus Acidulodesulfobacterium ferriphilum genomic DNA contains:
- the pdxA gene encoding 4-hydroxythreonine-4-phosphate dehydrogenase PdxA has protein sequence MLKESSFIGITMGDPAGIGPEIAVKAAEYFIKINTPIKPVIFGSFEHIDYVLKSIIKKDAPVNLIRQDSLLEYSYKNTHINVIDLSSKSYQSVKYGEINPEYARDVESFISAAVDFSLDGRISGFATAPINKEMMIKGGAKFGGHTELLGYLTSSKDYAMLFYSKTMITVLATIHIPLSMVSRSITKESLRNILKISISSMTNDFGIRSPKIAVLGLNPHAGENGEIGTEEKDIISPVITEFKNNGFFIDGPFPSDSFFAKVYKGYDLIVAMYHDQALIPFKLLSFNEGVNVTAGLKIVRTSPVHGTAYNIAGKNLADSNSMKESIKLAYEISKNRLKWKEK, from the coding sequence TTGCTTAAGGAAAGTAGCTTTATCGGCATTACAATGGGGGATCCCGCCGGCATCGGTCCTGAAATAGCAGTTAAGGCTGCGGAATACTTCATAAAAATCAACACGCCAATTAAACCGGTTATCTTCGGGTCTTTTGAACATATTGATTATGTTTTAAAAAGTATAATCAAAAAAGATGCCCCTGTAAATTTAATCAGGCAGGACTCTCTCCTTGAATATTCTTACAAAAATACCCATATCAATGTAATAGATTTATCTTCTAAATCGTATCAATCCGTGAAATACGGCGAAATTAATCCCGAATATGCTAGAGATGTCGAATCATTTATTTCTGCCGCAGTGGATTTTTCATTGGACGGAAGAATTTCGGGATTTGCAACAGCCCCGATAAATAAGGAAATGATGATAAAAGGAGGCGCAAAGTTCGGCGGACATACGGAGCTTTTGGGATATTTAACTTCTTCAAAAGACTATGCAATGCTTTTTTATTCAAAAACAATGATAACCGTTCTTGCGACAATTCATATTCCGTTATCTATGGTTTCAAGGAGCATCACCAAAGAATCTTTAAGAAATATACTAAAAATCTCTATCTCGTCCATGACAAACGATTTTGGCATAAGAAGTCCTAAAATTGCCGTTTTAGGTTTAAATCCGCATGCGGGAGAAAATGGGGAGATAGGGACGGAAGAGAAAGATATTATATCCCCGGTTATAACGGAATTTAAAAATAACGGTTTTTTTATCGACGGCCCTTTTCCTTCCGACAGCTTCTTTGCTAAAGTATATAAAGGTTACGACTTGATAGTCGCAATGTATCATGACCAGGCGTTAATACCTTTTAAACTGCTCTCCTTTAATGAGGGAGTAAATGTAACCGCGGGACTTAAAATAGTAAGGACATCGCCCGTGCATGGAACGGCTTATAATATAGCAGGGAAAAATTTAGCGGATTCTAACAGTATGAAAGAATCTATAAAATTAGCTTATGAAATTTCTAAAAATAGATTGAAATGGAAAGAAAAATAA
- the uvrA gene encoding excinuclease ABC subunit UvrA, whose translation MERKIIIKGARQHNLKNINLEIPKDRLVVITGLSGSGKSSLAFDTIFAEGQRRYLESLSSYARQFMEQMDKPDVDSIEGLSPTISIEQKSVSKNPRSTVGTITEIYDYLRVLFARIGVPYCYKCGKKIEPKTIDQMTEAVFSHKIGEKLIILSPIAINRKGEFKAKFEEYLKHGFYRVYVDKKEYNLEDAITLDKNKKHDIDLVIDRIFIKDENKKRLADSIELALKLSQGILKLKFEDKEEILTENSICLDCGISYGKPEPAAFSFNSPQGACSFCDGLGYTKYLDEDLIVPNKGLSLKEGAITVLNNSSPVYKNQIISALSKHYGFRMDTPYEDLTYDDRHAIMYGSGDDKIKFYDAVTENTSFRLKKWEGIIPMLEASINGSNHIINAHEFMNEKACPECHGFRLKKESLSYKINNMSIIDIANLSIKDASKFFKDVDLNEYEQNVAVRLINEIKDRLKFLVNVGLNYLTLSRPAQTLSGGESQRIRLASQIGSGLTGVLYVLDEPSIGLHMRDNERLLKTIIDLKDKGNSLIVVEHDTLTMLEADYIVDMGPGAGKNGGYVVAQGTPAEIMSNPESLTGKYLSGKAAVDIPGARRKQDKNFLEIKGAKKNNLKNINARIPLENLVCITGVSGSGKSTLIIDTLYAAVSNYKNGIKDFKRFEIENIENIDLIDRIIDIDQSPIGRTPRSNPATYTGIFTLIREIFAGTKEARARGYNPGRFSFNVKGGRCEACSGDGVKKIEMLFMPDVYVVCDVCKGKRYNKQTLEIAYKNKNIYDVLNMTVREAYEFFANIPALNHKIKFLIDVGLDYINLGQLATTLSGGEAQRIKLSRELSRPGQFKTLYILDEPTTGLHFDDINKLLHILNLLVGSGNTVIVIEHNIDVIKSSDYVIDMGPEGGDEGGYIVACGAPEDLALNNDSVTGKYLANAIKKTAISKVWNQ comes from the coding sequence ATGGAAAGAAAAATAATAATAAAGGGTGCGCGGCAGCATAATTTAAAAAATATAAATTTAGAAATTCCGAAGGACAGACTTGTCGTAATAACAGGTCTTTCCGGTTCGGGAAAATCGTCGCTGGCATTTGATACAATATTTGCGGAGGGGCAAAGAAGGTATTTAGAATCTCTTTCTTCATACGCAAGGCAGTTTATGGAGCAGATGGATAAGCCCGATGTCGATTCCATAGAGGGGTTGTCTCCCACCATTTCCATAGAGCAAAAGTCTGTTAGTAAAAATCCCCGTTCCACCGTAGGAACTATTACCGAAATATATGACTATTTAAGAGTTCTATTTGCCCGTATCGGAGTTCCATATTGTTATAAATGCGGTAAAAAAATAGAACCCAAGACTATCGACCAGATGACGGAGGCGGTTTTTTCACACAAAATCGGTGAAAAATTAATTATATTGTCGCCTATTGCGATTAATAGAAAGGGCGAATTTAAGGCAAAATTCGAGGAATATTTAAAGCACGGCTTTTACAGGGTATATGTAGATAAAAAGGAGTATAATCTCGAGGATGCTATAACCTTAGATAAAAATAAAAAACATGATATCGACTTAGTTATAGATAGAATTTTTATAAAAGATGAAAACAAAAAAAGGCTGGCAGATTCTATCGAACTTGCTTTAAAATTATCGCAGGGCATTCTAAAATTAAAGTTCGAAGATAAAGAAGAAATACTAACCGAAAATTCTATCTGTTTGGATTGCGGTATAAGCTACGGAAAACCTGAACCTGCGGCATTTTCCTTTAACAGCCCCCAGGGCGCCTGCTCTTTTTGCGACGGCTTAGGATATACGAAATATTTGGACGAGGATCTCATAGTCCCAAATAAGGGATTGTCGTTAAAAGAAGGGGCGATAACCGTTTTAAACAATTCAAGCCCCGTTTATAAAAACCAGATAATAAGCGCATTATCGAAACATTACGGGTTTAGGATGGACACGCCTTACGAAGATTTAACTTATGACGATAGGCATGCAATTATGTACGGTTCAGGCGATGATAAAATAAAATTTTACGATGCCGTAACCGAAAATACTTCTTTCAGGTTAAAAAAATGGGAAGGAATAATTCCAATGCTGGAGGCAAGCATAAACGGTTCTAACCACATAATCAACGCTCACGAATTTATGAACGAAAAGGCTTGTCCCGAATGTCATGGTTTTAGATTAAAGAAAGAGTCCTTAAGTTATAAAATTAATAATATGTCGATTATAGATATTGCCAATTTAAGCATTAAGGACGCCTCAAAATTTTTTAAAGATGTCGATTTGAATGAATATGAGCAAAATGTAGCCGTCAGGTTAATTAATGAAATTAAAGACAGGTTGAAGTTTCTCGTAAATGTAGGGCTTAACTATCTTACATTATCAAGGCCTGCTCAAACGCTTTCTGGCGGCGAATCTCAGCGGATACGGCTCGCCTCGCAAATAGGGTCGGGCCTTACGGGCGTGCTGTATGTTCTCGACGAGCCGAGTATCGGGCTTCATATGAGGGATAACGAGCGCTTGCTAAAAACTATTATAGACCTTAAGGATAAAGGAAATAGTCTTATTGTGGTGGAACATGATACGCTTACGATGTTGGAAGCCGATTATATTGTAGATATGGGTCCCGGGGCGGGTAAAAACGGAGGGTATGTGGTGGCACAGGGAACCCCTGCCGAAATTATGAGTAATCCTGAGTCGTTGACAGGCAAATATTTAAGCGGAAAAGCGGCGGTCGATATTCCGGGTGCAAGGAGAAAGCAGGATAAGAATTTTTTAGAAATAAAAGGCGCAAAAAAGAATAATTTAAAAAATATAAATGCCCGCATCCCCCTTGAAAATCTGGTTTGCATAACAGGGGTTTCCGGTTCGGGAAAAAGCACGCTTATAATCGACACCCTTTATGCCGCTGTCTCCAATTACAAAAACGGCATAAAGGATTTTAAGAGGTTTGAAATAGAAAACATAGAAAATATCGATTTAATCGATAGAATTATCGATATAGACCAATCTCCTATCGGAAGAACTCCAAGGTCAAATCCTGCTACATACACTGGTATTTTTACGCTGATAAGGGAGATTTTTGCGGGAACCAAAGAGGCAAGGGCAAGAGGCTATAACCCCGGCAGATTCAGCTTTAATGTAAAAGGGGGCAGATGCGAGGCATGCAGCGGCGACGGCGTAAAAAAGATAGAGATGCTGTTCATGCCTGATGTTTATGTCGTATGCGATGTCTGCAAGGGAAAGAGGTATAATAAACAAACATTAGAGATAGCTTATAAAAACAAAAATATTTATGATGTTTTAAATATGACGGTCAGGGAAGCTTATGAATTTTTTGCCAATATACCCGCGCTTAATCATAAAATTAAGTTTTTAATCGATGTAGGGCTTGATTATATAAACCTGGGCCAGCTTGCAACTACCTTATCAGGCGGGGAGGCTCAAAGGATTAAGCTTTCAAGAGAATTGTCAAGGCCTGGCCAGTTTAAAACCCTGTATATACTTGACGAGCCAACCACGGGTCTGCATTTCGACGATATAAATAAACTGCTGCATATTCTGAATTTACTTGTAGGTTCAGGCAATACCGTTATTGTTATCGAACATAATATCGATGTTATCAAGTCATCCGATTATGTTATAGATATGGGACCAGAGGGCGGGGATGAAGGGGGCTATATTGTGGCGTGCGGCGCACCGGAAGACTTAGCTTTAAATAATGACTCGGTAACGGGCAAATATCTGGCTAATGCCATTAAAAAAACAGCAATAAGCAAAGTTTGGAATCAATAG